The following are encoded together in the Dickeya lacustris genome:
- a CDS encoding YecH family metal-binding protein, whose translation MSSIHGHEVLHMMINADRPFTTETLIAAIDSRFGADARFHTCSAHDMSAAELVQFLADKGKFIAQDSGFTTHESKVCRH comes from the coding sequence ATGTCATCAATTCATGGCCATGAAGTATTACATATGATGATTAACGCCGACAGACCCTTTACTACCGAGACGCTGATTGCCGCCATTGATTCCCGCTTTGGTGCTGATGCCCGTTTTCACACTTGTTCAGCTCATGACATGAGTGCCGCCGAACTGGTGCAATTTTTGGCTGACAAAGGCAAATTCATTGCGCAAGATAGCGGGTTTACCACTCACGAAAGCAAAGTCTGTCGCCATTAA
- a CDS encoding LytR/AlgR family response regulator transcription factor translates to MKAIIVEDEFLAQQELSWLIKQHSQIDVDAVFDDGLDVLKYLQDNRVDVIFLDINIPSLDGVMLAKNISQFAHKPLIAFITAYKNHAVEAFELEAFDYILKPYHETRIVGMLQKLEAAWQQQQLPAHPSSDSTRPAPMTINLVKDKRIIVTNIHDIYYAESHEKLTFVYTRRDEFVMSMNITEFCSRLPEAYFFRCHRSYCVNLSKIREIEPWFNNTYILKLSDLDFQVPVSRSKVREFRQLMRL, encoded by the coding sequence GTGAAGGCGATCATTGTCGAAGATGAATTTCTGGCACAGCAGGAGTTGAGCTGGCTTATCAAACAGCACAGCCAGATCGACGTGGATGCGGTGTTTGATGATGGCCTTGATGTGCTGAAATACCTGCAGGATAATCGAGTGGATGTCATCTTCCTTGATATCAACATCCCTTCGCTCGATGGGGTGATGCTGGCGAAAAACATCAGCCAGTTTGCGCATAAACCGCTGATTGCTTTCATTACCGCTTATAAAAATCATGCGGTAGAGGCGTTTGAGCTGGAAGCGTTTGATTATATTCTCAAGCCCTATCATGAAACCCGCATAGTCGGCATGCTGCAAAAACTTGAAGCGGCGTGGCAGCAACAGCAATTACCTGCGCATCCCAGCAGCGACAGCACCCGTCCGGCACCGATGACCATCAATCTGGTCAAAGATAAGCGGATTATCGTCACCAACATCCACGATATCTATTACGCCGAGTCCCACGAAAAACTGACCTTTGTGTACACCCGGCGTGATGAGTTCGTCATGTCGATGAACATTACCGAGTTTTGCAGCCGCTTGCCGGAGGCCTACTTCTTTCGCTGCCACCGTTCGTATTGCGTAAATTTGAGCAAGATCCGCGAGATAGAGCCTTGGTTCAACAATACCTATATCCTCAAACTGAGCGATCTGGATTTTCAGGTGCCGGTGAGCCGCAGCAAAGTGCGGGAATTCCGTCAACTGATGCGTCTGTAG
- a CDS encoding DEAD/DEAH box helicase — MSFTLRPYQQEAVDATLAYFRNHTTPAVIVLPTGAGKSLVIAELARLARGRVLVLAHVKELVEQNHAKYCALGGQADIFAAGLKQRDSASKVVFGSVQSVARHLAAFDDAFSLLIIDECHRISDAEDSQYHLIIRHLQQRQAHLRLLGLTATPYRLGKGWIYRYHYHGMIRGEEHCLFRDCIYELPLRYMIRHGFLVPPERLDMPVVQYDFSQLNTQANGLFNETELNRELKRQQRVTPLIVRQITEYAIHRRGVMIFAATVEHAREITGLLPAGEAALVSADTPAAQRDTLIHAFKQQQLRYLVNVSVLTTGFDAPHVDVIAILRPTESVSLYQQIIGRGLRLFTGKTDCLILDYAGNPFDLYTPEVGEQRPGRDNQPVQVFCPQCGFANQFWGKCTDDGTLIEHYGRRCQGFHEDETGHRQQCDYRFRFKSCPHCGAENDIAARRCQQCQSILVDPDDMLKAALKLKDARVLRCCGMALLAGADAKGEWLKITYHDEDGAEVSERFRLHTPAQRQAFYHLFLRVHQRAPGTPFDWLRADDVIAQQARLRAPDFVVARQHGQFWQVREKIFDYQGRYRRAYELRG; from the coding sequence ATGTCCTTTACTCTGCGCCCCTATCAGCAAGAAGCGGTTGATGCCACGCTCGCCTACTTTCGAAACCACACGACGCCAGCGGTCATTGTCTTACCCACCGGTGCCGGTAAAAGCCTGGTGATCGCCGAACTGGCGCGGCTGGCACGTGGACGCGTGCTGGTACTGGCGCATGTAAAAGAACTGGTTGAACAGAATCATGCCAAGTATTGCGCCCTTGGCGGGCAGGCCGATATTTTTGCCGCCGGTCTCAAGCAGCGCGACAGCGCCAGTAAAGTCGTATTTGGCAGCGTGCAATCGGTCGCACGCCATCTGGCGGCCTTTGATGATGCATTTTCACTGTTGATCATTGATGAATGCCATCGCATTAGCGACGCCGAAGACAGCCAATACCACCTCATCATTCGCCACTTGCAGCAGCGTCAAGCACATCTGCGGCTGTTAGGATTAACCGCCACCCCCTATCGGCTTGGTAAGGGGTGGATTTACCGCTATCACTATCATGGGATGATCCGAGGCGAAGAGCATTGCCTGTTTCGTGACTGTATTTATGAATTACCGTTGCGCTATATGATTCGTCACGGCTTTCTGGTGCCGCCGGAGCGACTGGACATGCCGGTAGTGCAATATGACTTTAGTCAGCTAAACACGCAGGCTAACGGGCTATTTAATGAAACCGAGTTAAACCGCGAACTCAAACGCCAGCAGCGCGTAACGCCGCTGATTGTGCGCCAGATAACCGAATACGCCATCCATCGCCGGGGCGTCATGATTTTTGCCGCCACCGTCGAACACGCGCGTGAAATTACCGGCCTGCTGCCTGCGGGAGAAGCTGCCCTTGTCAGCGCCGACACGCCCGCCGCCCAGCGAGATACGCTGATTCACGCCTTCAAACAGCAACAGCTGCGCTATCTGGTGAATGTTTCGGTGCTCACCACCGGATTCGACGCCCCACATGTCGATGTCATTGCAATATTGCGCCCCACCGAGTCGGTGAGTTTGTATCAGCAAATTATCGGGCGCGGGCTGCGCCTGTTTACGGGCAAAACCGACTGCCTGATTCTTGATTATGCTGGCAACCCGTTTGATCTCTATACGCCAGAGGTCGGTGAGCAAAGGCCCGGGCGCGATAATCAACCGGTTCAGGTGTTTTGCCCACAGTGCGGGTTTGCCAACCAATTCTGGGGTAAATGCACGGATGACGGCACGCTCATTGAGCATTATGGGCGGCGCTGCCAGGGATTTCATGAGGATGAAACAGGACACCGCCAGCAATGTGACTATCGCTTTCGCTTTAAAAGCTGCCCACATTGCGGTGCCGAAAATGATATTGCCGCCCGGCGCTGCCAGCAGTGCCAGAGCATCCTGGTTGACCCGGATGACATGCTAAAAGCCGCGTTAAAGCTCAAAGATGCGCGGGTACTACGCTGTTGTGGTATGGCATTGCTCGCCGGTGCCGATGCCAAAGGTGAATGGCTTAAAATCACCTATCATGATGAAGATGGTGCCGAGGTCAGCGAACGTTTCCGGCTGCATACCCCCGCGCAACGTCAGGCGTTTTATCACCTGTTTTTACGCGTACATCAGCGCGCGCCAGGTACGCCGTTCGACTGGCTACGGGCCGATGATGTGATAGCCCAGCAAGCTCGCCTGAGAGCGCCAGACTTCGTGGTGGCACGTCAGCACGGCCAATTTTGGCAGGTGCGCGAAAAGATTTTCGACTATCAGGGCCGTTATCGCCGCGCCTATGAACTGCGGGGTTAG
- a CDS encoding L-lactate MFS transporter translates to MNGKPVNRGVIVAGTILSQMGLGTIYTWSLYNQPLVDKFHWPLSSVATTFSLTSFFLAFATLFAGRIQERIGIRKLTLIAGLVLGVALMATSMVSSLPMLWLLVGLVVGFADGTAYITTLSNLIKWFPNRKGVIAGVSVGAYGTGSLVFKYVNSALLMHVGVSQTFFWWGAMALVMITGGAMLLKDAPVQPVQTAAQGGNVNFTVSEMLRRKEAWLLFVVFFTSCMSGLYLIGIVKDIGVKMAGLDVVTAASAVSAIAICNTAGRLILGYLSDKVGRLRVLNFTLLVTALAVTVMAFLPLNAMTFFLCTGAVAFCFGGNITVYPAIVADFFGLKHHSKNYGLIYQGFGLGPLAGSFIAAALGGFHSTFVAIALLSAISLVITLFIQPPKTPREHDVPLVAQGSHA, encoded by the coding sequence ATGAACGGAAAACCAGTAAATCGCGGCGTTATTGTTGCCGGAACCATCCTGTCTCAAATGGGGCTGGGAACCATCTATACCTGGAGTCTTTACAACCAACCACTGGTTGATAAATTTCACTGGCCGCTCAGTTCGGTTGCCACAACGTTTTCCCTTACCAGCTTTTTCCTGGCCTTCGCAACCTTGTTTGCTGGCCGCATTCAGGAGCGTATCGGTATCCGCAAGCTGACATTGATTGCGGGTCTGGTGTTGGGTGTGGCGTTGATGGCGACATCCATGGTGTCGTCACTGCCGATGCTGTGGTTACTGGTCGGGCTCGTGGTCGGGTTTGCCGACGGTACGGCATACATCACCACGTTATCCAATCTGATCAAGTGGTTCCCGAATCGCAAAGGTGTGATTGCCGGGGTGTCCGTCGGCGCGTATGGCACCGGGAGTCTGGTGTTTAAATACGTCAATAGCGCGTTGCTGATGCATGTTGGTGTGTCCCAGACGTTTTTCTGGTGGGGAGCTATGGCGTTAGTGATGATCACCGGCGGCGCGATGCTGCTGAAAGACGCACCGGTACAGCCGGTCCAGACGGCGGCTCAGGGCGGCAACGTTAACTTCACCGTCAGTGAAATGCTGCGTCGCAAAGAAGCCTGGTTGCTATTTGTGGTGTTTTTCACCTCCTGCATGAGTGGGTTGTACCTGATCGGCATCGTGAAGGATATCGGCGTCAAAATGGCTGGGCTGGATGTGGTCACGGCTGCCAGCGCCGTATCAGCGATTGCCATTTGCAACACAGCCGGTCGCCTGATTCTGGGGTATCTGTCTGATAAAGTCGGTCGTTTACGGGTGCTGAACTTCACGCTGCTGGTCACGGCACTGGCCGTCACAGTGATGGCATTCTTGCCACTCAATGCGATGACGTTCTTCCTGTGCACCGGGGCGGTAGCCTTCTGCTTCGGCGGTAATATCACTGTGTATCCGGCAATTGTGGCCGATTTTTTTGGGTTGAAACACCACAGCAAAAATTATGGGCTGATTTATCAAGGCTTTGGTTTGGGGCCGTTGGCGGGGTCGTTTATCGCAGCGGCGTTAGGCGGGTTCCACAGCACCTTTGTCGCTATTGCGCTGTTGTCCGCTATCTCCCTGGTGATAACCCTGTTCATTCAGCCGCCGAAAACGCCACGCGAACACGACGTCCCACTGGTCGCACAGGGCAGCCATGCCTGA
- the rplY gene encoding 50S ribosomal protein L25: MLTINAEVRKEQGKGASRRLRTTGKFPAIVYGGSEAPVSVELHHDTVKNLEERNSEALYGELTLVIDGKETKVKIQAVQRHPFKPKLTHIDFVRV; encoded by the coding sequence ATGCTTACTATCAACGCAGAAGTACGTAAAGAGCAGGGTAAGGGTGCGAGCCGCCGCCTGCGCACTACCGGTAAATTCCCCGCCATCGTTTACGGCGGCAGCGAAGCACCGGTATCGGTTGAACTGCATCATGACACAGTAAAAAACCTGGAAGAGCGTAACAGCGAAGCGCTGTATGGCGAACTGACTCTGGTTATCGACGGTAAAGAAACCAAAGTAAAAATCCAGGCTGTTCAGCGTCACCCGTTCAAGCCGAAACTGACTCACATCGATTTCGTTCGCGTGTAA